A region from the Streptomyces sp. 3214.6 genome encodes:
- a CDS encoding beta-galactosidase: protein MAELPARVLFGAAYYHEYQPCERPGERLKTDLDLMADAHVTVIRVGESVWSTWEPENDVFDLDWLQPVLDGAHERGISVVLGTPTYAVPPWLARQYPEITGERRTGERIGWGARQEVDFTHPAFRFHAERVIRKIVARYADHPAVIGFQVDNEPGNELLHNHGVFQRFVDHLRERYGDVETLNREWGLVYWSHRLSSWSDLWTPDGNAQPQYDVAWRAFQARQVTEFIGWQADIVREYARPEQFVTTCISYTRPAVEDDELTDPLDIASGNPYYGMQDALQLPDPTPDGHEQIWQTTGTWALYQTADWMFSSRQEPFLVTETNAGSIGFPWDNRPAYDGQWRQAAWALVARGARMIEYWHWHTLHFGAETYWGGILPHTGRPGRTYAELARLGAEFEAAGPLVAGLEPDADITMVYSTPSKWLMQKYPPLAKPDGSPDPAAYHRIFDPFYRGAFDAGRQVRIVHARQLHDPRGEREGLTPEEAVRRHPVLVVPALYLATDSTLDWLAAYAHAGGHLVLGPRTGYADEEARARAEAAPGRLTEAAGVAYDEFSNLVREVPVRPAPGSPLHVPEGATATRWADGLTVTDAEVLVGYDHPHFGRWPAVTTRRHGEGRVTYVGTVPGRDLARGLAEWLTPSARHAWGALPVSVTATTGAAPDGRRVHIVHNWSFEPVSVPVPVDLFDALTGARVPAGAALDLGPWDVRVLHA, encoded by the coding sequence ATGGCGGAACTGCCCGCCCGCGTCCTGTTCGGCGCCGCTTACTACCACGAGTACCAGCCCTGTGAACGGCCGGGCGAACGCCTCAAGACCGACCTCGACCTGATGGCCGACGCGCATGTCACCGTCATCCGGGTCGGTGAGTCCGTCTGGTCGACCTGGGAGCCCGAGAACGACGTCTTCGACCTCGACTGGCTCCAGCCGGTCCTCGACGGCGCCCATGAGCGGGGCATCTCCGTCGTGCTCGGGACCCCGACGTACGCCGTCCCGCCGTGGCTGGCCCGCCAGTACCCGGAGATCACCGGTGAGCGGCGCACCGGTGAGCGGATCGGCTGGGGCGCCCGGCAGGAGGTCGACTTCACCCACCCGGCGTTCCGCTTCCACGCCGAGCGGGTCATCCGGAAGATCGTCGCCCGGTACGCCGACCACCCCGCGGTGATCGGCTTCCAGGTGGACAACGAGCCGGGCAATGAACTCCTGCACAACCACGGCGTCTTCCAGCGCTTCGTGGACCATCTGCGCGAGAGGTACGGCGACGTCGAGACCCTCAACCGCGAGTGGGGGCTCGTGTACTGGTCCCACCGCCTGTCCAGCTGGTCGGACCTGTGGACCCCGGACGGCAACGCACAGCCCCAGTACGACGTCGCCTGGCGCGCCTTCCAGGCCCGTCAGGTCACGGAGTTCATCGGCTGGCAGGCCGACATCGTCCGTGAGTACGCCCGCCCCGAGCAGTTCGTCACCACCTGCATCTCCTACACCCGCCCCGCGGTGGAGGACGACGAGCTGACCGACCCGCTCGACATCGCCTCCGGCAACCCGTACTACGGCATGCAGGACGCGCTGCAACTGCCCGACCCCACGCCCGACGGCCATGAGCAGATCTGGCAGACCACCGGCACCTGGGCGCTGTACCAGACCGCCGACTGGATGTTCTCCTCCCGCCAGGAGCCGTTCCTGGTCACCGAGACCAACGCCGGGTCCATCGGCTTCCCCTGGGACAACCGGCCGGCCTACGACGGCCAGTGGCGGCAGGCCGCCTGGGCGCTGGTCGCGCGTGGCGCACGCATGATCGAGTACTGGCACTGGCACACGCTGCACTTCGGCGCGGAGACCTACTGGGGCGGCATCCTCCCGCACACCGGCCGGCCGGGCCGGACGTACGCCGAACTCGCCCGGCTGGGCGCGGAGTTCGAGGCGGCGGGCCCGCTCGTCGCCGGGCTCGAACCGGACGCCGACATCACGATGGTCTACTCGACGCCCAGCAAGTGGCTCATGCAGAAGTACCCGCCGCTCGCCAAGCCGGACGGCTCGCCCGACCCCGCCGCCTACCACCGCATCTTCGACCCCTTCTACCGGGGCGCCTTCGACGCGGGCCGTCAGGTCCGCATCGTGCACGCCCGCCAGTTGCACGACCCGCGCGGCGAGCGCGAGGGGCTGACGCCCGAGGAGGCCGTCCGCCGTCATCCCGTGCTCGTCGTGCCGGCGCTGTACCTGGCCACCGACTCGACCCTCGACTGGCTGGCCGCCTACGCCCATGCCGGCGGCCATCTGGTCCTCGGCCCGCGCACCGGCTACGCGGACGAGGAGGCCCGGGCCCGGGCCGAGGCGGCGCCGGGACGCCTCACCGAGGCGGCGGGCGTGGCCTACGACGAGTTCAGCAACCTCGTGCGGGAGGTCCCCGTACGACCCGCGCCGGGCAGTCCGCTGCACGTCCCCGAGGGCGCGACGGCGACGCGCTGGGCCGACGGCCTCACCGTCACCGACGCCGAGGTACTCGTCGGCTACGACCACCCCCACTTCGGCCGCTGGCCCGCGGTCACCACCCGCCGCCATGGCGAGGGCCGTGTCACCTACGTGGGGACCGTGCCCGGCCGTGACCTCGCCCGCGGCCTGGCCGAGTGGCTGACCCCGTCGGCACGCCACGCCTGGGGTGCGCTCCCGGTCTCGGTCACGGCGACGACCGGCGCCGCGCCCGACGGACGCCGCGTGCACATCGTCCACAACTGGAGCTTCGAACCCGTGAGCGTCCCCGTGCCCGTGGACCTCTTCGACGCCCTGACCGGCGCCCGCGTCCCCGCGGGCGCGGCGTTGGACCTCGGCCCGTGGGACGTACGCGTCCTCCACGCCTGA
- a CDS encoding carbohydrate ABC transporter permease — MSRRRAAGPLFVAPFMVLFLLLFLAPLAYAAYLSLFQERLIGGTVFVGLDNYVQALKDPQLLHGVGRVALFFLIQVPVMLLLALLFALALDSGLLRLARVIRLGIFVPYAVPSVVAALMWGYLYGPDFGPFAQLGRKLDLPVPDFLGDSWMLASLANIVTWEFVGYNMIILYAALRTVPGELYEAAAMDGAGAWRIAWSIKLPALRPALLLTLLFSVIGSFQLFNEPNLLMKIAPDVISSSYTANLYAYTLAFTGQQVNYAATVSFLLGLVIVVASYAVLLTANRRRTP, encoded by the coding sequence ATGAGCCGTCGTCGGGCGGCAGGACCGCTGTTCGTCGCACCCTTCATGGTGCTGTTCCTCCTGCTCTTCCTCGCCCCGCTCGCCTACGCCGCCTACCTCAGCCTCTTCCAGGAGCGGCTGATCGGCGGAACCGTCTTCGTCGGCCTCGACAACTACGTCCAGGCCCTGAAGGACCCCCAACTCCTGCACGGCGTGGGCCGCGTGGCCCTGTTCTTCCTCATCCAGGTGCCGGTGATGCTGCTGCTGGCGCTGCTGTTCGCGCTCGCGCTCGACAGCGGGCTGCTGCGGCTCGCCCGGGTGATCCGGCTGGGCATCTTCGTGCCGTACGCCGTCCCGAGCGTGGTCGCCGCGCTCATGTGGGGCTACCTGTACGGGCCCGACTTCGGCCCGTTCGCCCAGCTCGGCCGGAAACTGGACCTCCCGGTCCCCGACTTCCTCGGTGACAGCTGGATGCTCGCCAGCCTGGCGAACATCGTGACCTGGGAGTTCGTCGGCTACAACATGATCATCCTGTATGCCGCGCTGCGCACCGTCCCCGGCGAGCTGTACGAGGCGGCCGCGATGGACGGCGCCGGCGCCTGGCGCATCGCCTGGTCGATCAAGCTGCCGGCGTTGCGCCCGGCGCTCCTGCTCACCCTGCTGTTCTCCGTCATCGGCAGCTTCCAGCTCTTCAACGAGCCGAACCTGCTGATGAAGATCGCGCCGGACGTCATCAGCAGTTCCTACACCGCCAACCTCTACGCCTACACGCTCGCCTTCACCGGCCAGCAGGTCAACTACGCGGCCACGGTGTCCTTCCTCCTCGGCCTCGTCATCGTGGTCGCCTCCTACGCCGTCCTGCTCACCGCGAACCGCCGGAGGACCCCGTGA
- a CDS encoding ABC transporter substrate-binding protein, whose protein sequence is MPRITSSPLSGSSAMSRRLFLTTAGALSLGAALTSCGGDDSGGSSAAGKPVGQADIDKAMKTPTELTFWTWVPNIDKEVALFEAKYPAVKVKVVNAGQGTPQYTKLRTALKAGSGAPDMVQIEYQAIPTFTITGSLLDLRPYGASALKSTFVDWTWGQVSGTNGEIWAIPQDTGPMGMLYRQDIFDAHGIQVPKTWDEFAEAARKLHKADPDVYLTNLAANQVAAWHGLLWQAGAKPYVTSGKSDITISVDDAASKKLGAYWGGLAKEGVIGVEPDFTDSWYAALNKGKYATWITAAWGPVFLSGSAKATAGKWRAAPLPQWDTAKPSSGNWGGSTTAVIRSTKNPIAAAMFAQFLNSDPASAKMFATEQFFFPATKALLTDAQFTGDAPAFYGGQKVNQVFADISSTVNSSFQWPPFLDQAATDWTETVGKSLADKSDTVAALGAWQSRLTTYAKGQGFTVKGS, encoded by the coding sequence ATGCCCAGAATCACGTCCTCACCCCTGTCCGGCAGCTCCGCGATGAGCCGTCGGCTGTTCCTCACCACGGCCGGCGCCCTGTCGCTCGGCGCCGCCCTGACCTCCTGCGGCGGTGACGACTCGGGCGGCTCCTCCGCCGCCGGCAAGCCGGTCGGCCAGGCCGACATCGACAAGGCGATGAAGACGCCGACCGAGCTGACGTTCTGGACCTGGGTCCCGAACATCGACAAGGAGGTCGCGCTCTTCGAGGCGAAATACCCGGCCGTCAAGGTCAAGGTCGTCAACGCCGGCCAGGGCACCCCGCAGTACACCAAGCTGCGTACGGCGCTGAAGGCCGGCAGCGGGGCCCCCGACATGGTGCAGATCGAGTACCAGGCCATCCCGACCTTCACGATCACGGGCAGCCTGCTGGACCTGCGGCCCTACGGCGCCTCCGCGCTCAAGTCCACGTTCGTCGACTGGACGTGGGGTCAGGTCAGCGGAACGAACGGCGAGATCTGGGCGATCCCCCAGGACACCGGCCCGATGGGCATGCTGTACCGGCAGGACATCTTCGACGCGCACGGCATCCAGGTGCCCAAGACCTGGGACGAGTTCGCCGAGGCGGCCCGCAAGCTGCACAAGGCCGACCCGGACGTCTACCTCACCAACCTCGCGGCCAACCAAGTGGCCGCCTGGCACGGCCTGTTGTGGCAGGCGGGCGCGAAGCCCTACGTCACGTCGGGGAAGAGCGACATCACGATCAGCGTCGACGACGCCGCCTCCAAGAAGCTCGGCGCGTACTGGGGCGGGCTCGCCAAGGAAGGGGTCATCGGCGTCGAGCCGGACTTCACCGACTCCTGGTACGCGGCCCTCAACAAGGGCAAGTACGCCACCTGGATCACCGCCGCCTGGGGGCCCGTGTTCCTCTCCGGTTCCGCCAAGGCCACCGCGGGCAAGTGGCGGGCGGCCCCGCTGCCACAGTGGGACACCGCCAAGCCCAGCTCGGGCAACTGGGGCGGCTCCACCACCGCGGTCATCCGCTCGACCAAGAACCCGATCGCGGCGGCGATGTTCGCGCAGTTCCTCAACAGCGACCCGGCGAGCGCGAAGATGTTCGCCACCGAGCAGTTCTTCTTCCCGGCGACCAAGGCACTCCTCACGGACGCCCAGTTCACCGGCGACGCGCCCGCGTTCTACGGCGGCCAGAAGGTCAACCAGGTCTTCGCCGACATCAGCTCCACGGTCAACTCCTCCTTCCAGTGGCCCCCGTTCCTCGACCAGGCGGCGACCGACTGGACCGAGACCGTCGGCAAGTCCCTCGCCGACAAGTCCGACACCGTCGCCGCGCTCGGCGCCTGGCAGTCACGGCTCACCACGTACGCCAAGGGCCAGGGCTTTACGGTCAAGGGGAGTTGA
- a CDS encoding carbohydrate ABC transporter permease: MTTTTPATPVAPTAAVPTAGVPSKRRAARRSTPLTIAMLAALAYFLLPLCWLLIASTKSTQDLFNSFGLWFSHAPQLLTNIRQTLTQDDGVFVHWLLNTVMYAGVSALGAALLAAAGGYGFAKFRFRGDRAAFNLVLGAVMVPTTALAIPTYLLFAKAGLVNTPWAIILPSLVNPFGLYLMRIYAQDAVPDSLLEAARIDGAGEARIFFRIALRLLGPGLVTVLLFTLVATWNNYFLPLIMLNDPDLYPVTVGLSSWAAQAQNGGAGTSSDMLALVVTGSMLSIIPLVVAFLLLQRYWQSGLAAGGVKQ; this comes from the coding sequence GTGACGACGACAACGCCGGCGACACCGGTGGCACCGACGGCGGCCGTGCCGACGGCCGGCGTTCCCTCGAAAAGGCGCGCGGCCCGCCGCAGCACCCCCCTGACCATCGCCATGCTGGCCGCCCTGGCCTACTTCCTCCTCCCCCTGTGCTGGCTGCTGATCGCCTCCACCAAGAGCACCCAGGACCTGTTCAACAGCTTCGGTCTGTGGTTCTCGCACGCCCCGCAACTGCTGACGAACATCAGGCAGACCCTCACCCAGGACGACGGCGTCTTCGTGCACTGGCTGCTCAACACGGTGATGTACGCCGGGGTCAGCGCGCTCGGGGCCGCGCTGCTCGCGGCCGCCGGCGGGTACGGGTTCGCCAAGTTCCGCTTCCGCGGCGACCGGGCCGCCTTCAACCTGGTCCTGGGCGCGGTCATGGTGCCGACCACCGCCCTGGCCATCCCGACCTACCTGCTCTTCGCGAAGGCGGGGCTGGTCAACACCCCCTGGGCCATCATCCTGCCCTCGCTCGTCAACCCGTTCGGCCTCTACCTGATGCGTATCTACGCCCAGGACGCCGTCCCCGACAGCCTGCTGGAGGCCGCCCGCATCGACGGCGCCGGGGAGGCCCGGATCTTCTTCCGGATCGCGCTGCGGCTGCTGGGCCCCGGTCTGGTGACGGTGCTGCTGTTCACGCTGGTGGCGACCTGGAACAACTACTTCCTGCCGCTGATCATGCTGAACGACCCGGACCTGTACCCCGTCACCGTCGGCCTCTCCTCCTGGGCCGCGCAGGCACAGAACGGCGGAGCCGGCACCAGCAGCGACATGCTCGCCCTGGTCGTGACCGGCTCCATGCTGTCGATCATCCCGCTCGTCGTGGCGTTCCTGCTGCTCCAGCGGTACTGGCAGAGCGGCCTGGCCGCCGGCGGCGTCAAGCAGTAA